From Rutidosis leptorrhynchoides isolate AG116_Rl617_1_P2 chromosome 3, CSIRO_AGI_Rlap_v1, whole genome shotgun sequence, a single genomic window includes:
- the LOC139900828 gene encoding putative F-box protein At1g67623, whose product MKVTQSKTIENLPQDMLVEILSQVGSYSSDQLFMCKSVCRSFSKLSKDPLVLKRLSLDRWPLLPWGNPRFFVFLFRCTIFGNPNAIFRWCLIGYFDGRHIDYGLECLKQASNSQLKEAVYVYVKQPNPY is encoded by the coding sequence atgaaAGTTACTCAATCGAAGACGATCGAAAatcttccacaagatatgcttGTGGAAATTTTATCCCAAGTTGGAAGTTACTCATCTGACCAGTTGTTCATGTGTAAGTCAGTTTGCAGAAGTTTTTCGAAGCTTTCAAAAGATCCTTTAGTATTAAAAAGGCTTTCCCTAGATCGGTGGCCTCTATTACCTTGGGGAAACCCTAGATTCTTTGTTTTTTTATTTCGTTGTACGATTTTTGGAAACCCTAATGCGATATTTCGCTGGTGTTTGATAGGTTATTTTGACGGTAGACATATCGATTATGGGCTTGAATGTCTCAAGCAAGCTTCGAACAGCCAACTTAAAGAGGCTGTTTATGTttatgtgaaacaacccaacccgtattaa